In one Zalophus californianus isolate mZalCal1 chromosome 10, mZalCal1.pri.v2, whole genome shotgun sequence genomic region, the following are encoded:
- the GORAB gene encoding RAB6-interacting golgin isoform X1, whose protein sequence is MARGWAGFSEEELRRLKQAKDPFEPQRRLPVKKSRQQLQREKALQEQSQKLGLQDGSTSVPPEQLLSAPKPSFNSSKPHSSFPVPSSPLTLTSPVGDGKPQGVESQPRELGLENSHDSHKNAEILPPKPDYKMEKKKVELQEKSRWEVLQQEQRLMEEKNKRKKALLAKAIAERSKRTQAETLKLKRIQKELQALDDMVSADIGILRNRIDQASLEYSYARKRFDKAEAEYVTAKLDLQRKTEIKEQLTEHLCTIIQQNELRKAKKLEELMQQLDVQADEETLELEVEVERLLHEQEAEAEKQVVHLGRPFQPSGESVTLGFAEENKNHQEHAASLKVDEQCENPSSMPLQNPDQNQEVRTPVKAISAALTT, encoded by the exons ATGGCGCGGGGCTGGGCCggcttctctgaggaggagcTGAGGCGACTAAAGCAGGCTAAAG ATCCATTTGAACCACAGCGGCGTCTTCCTGTGAAGAAAAGTCGACAACAACTTCAACGAGAAAAAGCCCTTCAAGAGCAAAGCCAAAAACTTGGACTTCAAGATGGATCAACCTCAGTACCTCCAGAGCAGCTGCTTTCTGCACCAAAACCAAGCTTTAATAGTTCAAAACCACATTCTTCTTTCCCTGTTCCTTCTAGTCCTCTTACACTTACCTCTCCTGTTGGTGATGGAAAACCACAGGGTGTTGAAAGTCAACCAAGGGAACTGGGACTTGAGAATTCCCATGATAGTCACAAAAACGCCGAGATTCTACCCCCGAAGCCAgattacaaaatggaaaaaaagaaagtggaatt gcaaGAAAAATCTCGTTGGGAAGTCCTCCAGCAAGAACAGCGgctaatggaagagaaaaataaacgtAAGAAAGCTCTTTTGGCTAAAGCTATTGCAGAAAG ATCTAAAAGAACTCAAGCAGAGACCTTGAAACTAAAGCGGATTCAAAAGGAGTTACAGGCTCTAGATGACATGGTGTCCGCTGATATTGGAATCCTCAGAAACCGGATCGATCAGGCCAGCCTCGAGTATTCATATGCTCG GAAGCGGTTTGACAAGGCTGAAGCAGAGTATGTTACAGCAAAGCTAGATCTCCAGCGCAAGACTGAAATTAAAGAGCAACTCACTGAACACCTCTGTACAATCATACAGCAAAATGAGCTCCGCAAGGCCAAGAAGTTGGAAGAGTTGATGCAACAACTGGATGTACAAGCTGACGAGGAGACTCTGGAGCTtgaggtggaggtggagagatTGCTGCATGAACAAGAAGCCGAAGCAGAGAAACAGGTGGTTCATTTGGGGAGGCCATTTCAGCCTTCTGGGGAGAGTGTGACATTAGGATTTGCCGAAGAGAACAAAAATCATCAAGAACACGCCGCTTCCCTAAAGGTAGATGAACAGTGTGAAAATCCCAGCAGCATGCCCCTTCAAAATCCAGACCAAAATCAAGAAGTTAGAACTCCTGTAAAGGCCATTTCAGCTGCTCTGACCACATGA
- the GORAB gene encoding RAB6-interacting golgin isoform X2, translating into MEEKNKRKKALLAKAIAERSKRTQAETLKLKRIQKELQALDDMVSADIGILRNRIDQASLEYSYARKRFDKAEAEYVTAKLDLQRKTEIKEQLTEHLCTIIQQNELRKAKKLEELMQQLDVQADEETLELEVEVERLLHEQEAEAEKQVVHLGRPFQPSGESVTLGFAEENKNHQEHAASLKVDEQCENPSSMPLQNPDQNQEVRTPVKAISAALTT; encoded by the exons atggaagagaaaaataaacgtAAGAAAGCTCTTTTGGCTAAAGCTATTGCAGAAAG ATCTAAAAGAACTCAAGCAGAGACCTTGAAACTAAAGCGGATTCAAAAGGAGTTACAGGCTCTAGATGACATGGTGTCCGCTGATATTGGAATCCTCAGAAACCGGATCGATCAGGCCAGCCTCGAGTATTCATATGCTCG GAAGCGGTTTGACAAGGCTGAAGCAGAGTATGTTACAGCAAAGCTAGATCTCCAGCGCAAGACTGAAATTAAAGAGCAACTCACTGAACACCTCTGTACAATCATACAGCAAAATGAGCTCCGCAAGGCCAAGAAGTTGGAAGAGTTGATGCAACAACTGGATGTACAAGCTGACGAGGAGACTCTGGAGCTtgaggtggaggtggagagatTGCTGCATGAACAAGAAGCCGAAGCAGAGAAACAGGTGGTTCATTTGGGGAGGCCATTTCAGCCTTCTGGGGAGAGTGTGACATTAGGATTTGCCGAAGAGAACAAAAATCATCAAGAACACGCCGCTTCCCTAAAGGTAGATGAACAGTGTGAAAATCCCAGCAGCATGCCCCTTCAAAATCCAGACCAAAATCAAGAAGTTAGAACTCCTGTAAAGGCCATTTCAGCTGCTCTGACCACATGA